A region from the Gossypium hirsutum isolate 1008001.06 chromosome A08, Gossypium_hirsutum_v2.1, whole genome shotgun sequence genome encodes:
- the LOC107940237 gene encoding dnAJ-like protein slr0093, with protein MEGNHNSTPKDYYKILEVEYDATDEKIRLNYRKLALKWHPDKHKGDSSVTAKFQEIKEAYNVLIDPDKRFEYDITGIYEIDKYTLREYLARFKGMILTCNRLGIPHTSIWTQQLRETNEYADDEKG; from the exons ATGGAAGGCAATCATAATTCCACTCCTAAG GATTACTACAAAATATTGGAAGTTGAGTATGATGCAACTGATGAGAAGATCAGGTTAAATTACCGAAAGCTTGCACTT AAGTGGCACCCTGATAAGCACAAGGGTGACAGCTCCGTCACCGCAAAGTTCCAAGAGATAAAGGAAGCTTACAACG TGTTAATCGACCCTGATAAACGGTTCGAGTATGATATTACTGGAATATACGAGATCGATAAGTATACCTTACGA GAATATCTTGCCAGATTTAAAGGGATGATTCTTACTTGCAACAGGCTCGGAATCCCTCATACATCAATATG GACACAACAACTAAGAGAAACAAATGAATATGCAGATGATGAAAAAGGTTAG